A single genomic interval of Nocardioides nitrophenolicus harbors:
- a CDS encoding helix-turn-helix domain-containing protein: MVMYDDPRILRAIAHPTRNRVLHELSAAGSLRAADIARLIDIPANQASFHLRQLAKYGLVEEDPEAARDRRDRVWRLVDPDGIRFRPADMLAQPGGRAAYAVFQRSAVAHGRHLVERALALGGTENPGRSVSEWSLLLSPDEARELMEELMAVVERRRDAGRAHGPGEGRETYSVFQIIQPYPEDDE; encoded by the coding sequence ATGGTGATGTACGACGACCCGCGGATCCTCCGCGCGATCGCGCACCCCACCCGCAACCGGGTGCTCCACGAGCTCTCCGCCGCCGGCTCGCTGCGGGCCGCCGACATCGCCCGGCTGATCGACATCCCGGCCAACCAGGCCAGCTTCCACCTGCGCCAGCTCGCCAAGTACGGCCTGGTCGAGGAGGACCCCGAGGCCGCGCGCGACCGGCGCGACCGGGTCTGGCGGCTGGTCGATCCCGACGGGATCCGGTTCCGGCCCGCCGACATGCTCGCGCAGCCCGGCGGCCGCGCGGCGTACGCCGTCTTCCAGCGCAGCGCGGTCGCCCACGGCCGCCACCTGGTCGAGCGCGCGCTCGCCCTCGGCGGCACCGAGAACCCGGGCCGCAGCGTCTCCGAGTGGTCCCTGCTGCTGAGCCCCGACGAGGCCCGCGAGCTGATGGAGGAGCTCATGGCCGTCGTGGAGCGGCGCCGCGACGCCGGCCGTGCCCACGGGCCCGGGGAGGGCCGGGAGACCTACTCCGTGTTCCAGATCATCCAGCCCTATCCCGAGGACGACGAGTAG